DNA from Candidatus Schekmanbacteria bacterium:
CAAAGTTCGAGGAAAAGCTTGACGAATATTCTGGAAACCTTTCAAGAGCGGCAGTTGAGCTTGCAAGGGATTGGCGAAGGGATAAGATTCTTACCAAGCTGGAAGCTCTAATTATTGTTTCCGACAAAAATAATACTTTTGTAATTTCAGGCACCGGCGATGTAATTGAACCTGACGATGATATTATTGCCATTGGTTCAGGCGGACCTTATGCGCAGGCTGCGGCAAAAGCGTTGATGCTGAAAACTAATATGTCGGCTGTTGAAATTGTGAGAGAAGCAATGGAGATAGCGGCATCTATTTGTGTTTTTACAAATAATGAAATAACAGTTGAAGTGTTATGAAAGGAATGAGGATTTATGGAATCGTTAACACCAAAGGAGATTGTAGAGGCATTAGATAAATATATTATCGGGCAAAGCGATGCTAAAAGAGCAGTTGCCATTGCGATGCGAAACAGATGGAGACGGCAGCAGCTTCCTCCCGATCTTCGGGAAGAGGTTGCGCCGAAAAACATAATAATGATAGGTCCCACAGGTGTTGGGAAGACCGAAATAGCGCGGCGGCTGGCAAAGCTTGCAGATGCGCCGTTTATCAAGGTTGAAGCATCCAAATTCACGGAAGTAGGATATGTGGGCCGCGATGTTGAATCGATGATAAGAGACTTGATGGAATTGGCTGTGAAGATGGTGCGTGATGCTGAGGAGCGCAAGGTGCGAGAAAAAGCTGAGCAGATAGCGGAAGAAAGATTGCTTGATTTGTTGCTTCCTCCGGTGAGAAGCAAAAGCACTGGTTCAGAAGGAGATATATCTGCAGATACAGCAGGGAGACAAATGGACAGTTTTAAGGCAACGAGAGAAAAATTCAGAGAACTGTTGCGAGCCGGAAAACTCGAGGACAGGGAAGTTGAACTGAGTGTTGCAGAAAAGGGTTTCCCCTCGATGATCGAGGTGATTTCAAGCACAGGAGGATTTGAGGAGATTGATTTCAACATCAAAGATATGGTTGGAGGGCTTTTCCCAAAAAGAAACAAAAAGAAAAAAATGAAGGTTGAAGATGCTCGAAAGATATTGATTCAGGAAGAGTCACAAAAACTGGTTGATATGGATAAGGTTCG
Protein-coding regions in this window:
- the hslV gene encoding ATP-dependent protease subunit HslV, with the translated sequence MVRSTTILCVRRNGKVAMAGDGQVTFSNSMIMKRNAKKVRRLYKDKILAGFSGSSADAITLLTKFEEKLDEYSGNLSRAAVELARDWRRDKILTKLEALIIVSDKNNTFVISGTGDVIEPDDDIIAIGSGGPYAQAAAKALMLKTNMSAVEIVREAMEIAASICVFTNNEITVEVL
- the hslU gene encoding ATP-dependent protease ATPase subunit HslU, encoding MESLTPKEIVEALDKYIIGQSDAKRAVAIAMRNRWRRQQLPPDLREEVAPKNIIMIGPTGVGKTEIARRLAKLADAPFIKVEASKFTEVGYVGRDVESMIRDLMELAVKMVRDAEERKVREKAEQIAEERLLDLLLPPVRSKSTGSEGDISADTAGRQMDSFKATREKFRELLRAGKLEDREVELSVAEKGFPSMIEVISSTGGFEEIDFNIKDMVGGLFPKRNKKKKMKVEDARKILIQEESQKLVDMDKVRAMAKDKVEQSGIIFLDEIDKIAGKESGVGPDVSREGVQRDLLPIVEGTSVATKYGLVRTDHILFIAAGAFHVSKPSDLIPEMQGRFPIRVNLNSLTSDDFVRILTEPKNALIKQYTALLKTEGVDIAFDDDAIRCIANIASVVNEKNENIGARRLHTIMEKLLDEISFNAPFITNKTIKITEDYVKERLSDVVKDENLSRYIL